DNA sequence from the Bacillus pumilus genome:
ATATGCCGCGATTTTATATTTATTCACATGAATACCGGACAATCGAGCTGCTTCCTTATTCCCTCCAATGATGTACATATATCGTCCGTGCTTTGTGTAGGTCATGAAAACATGTGCAAATAGCACAATCACTGCCATTAAGAGAATGATATATGGCACCTGTCCGATTTTGCTGAAAAAGGCAGGGATTGTACCCGTTGAGAATGTACCATCAGGCAGCACCATGTTTTCAGAAATGGTCGCCCCTTTCGTATACGTCTGAGCCAGCCCTTGAATAATAAACATCATGGCTAATGTCATGAGCATATCTGGAATTTTCATTTTGACAATCATCAAGGCATTGAGTAAACCAACAATAAGGGCAGCCGCTAGCGCAGAGAGGATCGCAATCAGCGGGTTTTGCGAAAACCACACAAACATAGAAATCACAATTGCATTCGATAACGTTGCGACTGATCCGACCGATAAATCAAAGCCGTTGACTGCCAAGGAGATGGTAAGGCCCACCGCAATAATGGTCACAATGGAGATAGACCGTAAAATATTGATAATATTCCCTGATTGCAAAAACGCTGGATTCGCTGCCGCAAATACCACAATCAATACAGCAATGGTTAAGATCGTGCCATATCGATAAAAGAAATCAAATAGATGAAAGGATGGCCGCTGTTTTTTCGTTTGCTGCACAGGGGCTGGAATTTGTTGTTCACTCATGATTGTCCTCCTGTTGAATGATATAAAAGCT
Encoded proteins:
- a CDS encoding ABC transporter permease, with the translated sequence MSEQQIPAPVQQTKKQRPSFHLFDFFYRYGTILTIAVLIVVFAAANPAFLQSGNIINILRSISIVTIIAVGLTISLAVNGFDLSVGSVATLSNAIVISMFVWFSQNPLIAILSALAAALIVGLLNALMIVKMKIPDMLMTLAMMFIIQGLAQTYTKGATISENMVLPDGTFSTGTIPAFFSKIGQVPYIILLMAVIVLFAHVFMTYTKHGRYMYIIGGNKEAARLSGIHVNKYKIAAYLLSALFAAIGGIVLASRVMTAEINAGTPYLMDGVAAAFIGFSVMGAGKPNAFGTFIGAVLIGILQNGLVMMSVPYYAMDIVKGSVLALALALTYYKQRG